TTTTCCAGCACCATGTTTTTTCTTTTCTCCTCTTATATAACTCATAGGTTTATTCATTGCCATTGCAATAAATGCTGCCCATGGGATTCCAGCTGTTGCAGTTCCAGCAACTATATCAAAGTCCTTTTCAGATAATTTTTTAACAAATTCATCAACAACTACTTTTCTTTCAACAGGGTATCCTATCATTTTTCTATTATCACAATATATTGGACTTTTAATTCCTGATACAAATGTAAATGGTTCTTTAACATTTAATTTTACTGCTCCTGTTTTTATTAGTGATTCTGCTACTTCTTTTGCTCTATTCATAGCTTATTTCCCTCCCGTATAATCCATTAAATTTATTATTTAAATATATTATTTTTCCTCTAAGTATTGTAGTTAAAACTTTTCCCCCTCTTACAAATCCTTCATAAGGTGTCCATTCAGCCTTTGATACTACATCTTCCTTCTTTATTTTACTATTATCTTTTTCATCAACTATTACAAGATCTCCATCATATCCTACTTCAATCTTACCTTTATTCTTTATTTTCATTATTTCAGCAGGTCTTGTACACATTGCATCTATAAGGCGTTCCATAGTTATTTTTCCATCTTTAACACCATTTAACATAAGTTCTAATGAAAATTCTACACTTGGCATTCCGAATGTTAGCTTTGCTAATTTTTCGCTTATAAGATGTGGTGCATGGTCTGTTCCTATAGTATCAATTGTACCATCTGCTAAAGCATTCCAAAGAGCAATATTATCCTCTTTACTTTTTAATTCTGGTTTAGTTCTTAAAAGCATATCTCCATTTTCAACATTATTAATTGTATCTGTGTTTAAAAACAGATGATGTGGAGTTACCTCTCCATATACCTTAAGTCCCTCTTTCTTTGCCTCTCTTAACATTTCAACTTCCTCTTTAGTAGAAAGGTGGCATAGATATAGAGGCTTATCAAGTTTTTTAGAAAGTGTTATAGCCTTAGCTACCATCTCATTCTCTGCATGAACTGCAACTATTTTAGATGCTTTAAAAATATTTTCTATTGCTGTGTTATCAGTTACAAGCATATCTCCTGTAGATACATTTAAAAATATCTTAGTTGCTGCAACATCTTTTGTTATTTTTTTTATCTCATCACTGTTATCATTTTTACTTCCACCAAAGTTAAAACCATAATCAACATATGATTTACCTTTTAATAATGCTTTCTTTTCATCTAATAACTTTTTAGTTATCACTGCTGGAGATGTATTAGGCATATCTATAAAGGTAGTAACTCCACCTTTAGCACACCCTTTACTACCAGTAGTAAAATCTTCCTTATGTGATAATCCAGGATCTCTCATATGTGTATGCAGATCAACTATTCCAGGAAGAACAAGATTTCCCATTGCATCTATTGTCTCATCATCTGAACTATTTATACCTGGTGCAATTTTAGATATCTTTTCATTTTCAATTAAAATATCAACAATTTCATCTTTTCCATCTCTATAAATTTTACAGTTTTTTACTAACATAGCCCTGCCTCTTTCATTCCCTCTTCTATTTCCATTTCTATCATTTTAGCTGCATTTACAGGATTTTCATTTTTAGTAATTGGACGACCTACTACTAAAAAATCACATCCATTTTTTATAGCATCTTTTGGTGTCATTATTCTTTGCTGGTCATTTGTTGCAGCCCATTTAGGTCTTACTCCAGGACATACAGTTTTAAACTCTTTTCCACATACTTCTTTTATATCTTTTGCTTCCCAAGGAGAACATACAACTCCATCAAGGCCAGATTGTTTTGCAAGTGATGCAAGGTTCATTGCAAGTTCTTTTAAAGAGAATTTAGAATTAAATGTCTCTGCAACATCCTCTTCAGACAAACTTGTAAGAACAGTAACACCTATTACAAGATTATTTTCATTTACTCTTTTAGTCTCCTGTGCTACCTTTGTCATCATCTTTTTTCCACCACTGGCATGGACATTAAACATAAATACATTTTGTTTTGCAGCAAAAATAGACGCCATTGCTGTTGTATTTGGAATATCATGGAATTTTAAATCAAGAAAAATCTTCTTATTTTTTCCAGCTAGATACTCTATTATCTTCCCTTTTGAGTTTAGAAAAAGCTCAAGACCTACCTTATAAAAAGTTGCTCCATCACCTAATTTTTCAACCAATGCTATTGCTTCAGAAGTCTCTGAATAATCCAGTGCAACTATCATTCTATCTTTTGCGTTATACATATTCCCTCCTTATCTATGTACAATTCCAATTAATTCACTTATATTAGCTATTCCATTGTCTTTACAATATTTTTCCATTCCCTCTATTATCTCTACTGGTAACAGTGGATTAGGAAAAATTACAGATCCAACAGATACAAGAGTTGCTCCAGCCATTATAAATTCAAGTGCATCTTCTGGAGAAGCTATACCTCCCATTCCAATAATAGGAATTTTAACAGCTTTATATACCTGATATACCATTCTCAGTGCAATAGGTTTTACAGCTGGACCTGAAAGACCTCCAAATGTATTTCCTAAAAGTGGTTTTTTACTTCTTATATCTATTGCCATTCCAAGCACAGTATTGATTAGAGATATTGCATCTGCTCCATTTTCTTCAACAATTTTTGCAATTCCAGCAATATCTGTAACATTTGGAGATAATTTTACTACTAAAGGTTTAGTAGTTACATTTCTTACCTCTTTCGTTACCCTTCCTGCAACCTCTGGATTTGCACCAAATGCCATCCCTCCATCTTTTACATTTGGACAAGAGATATTAAGCTCAATAATTTTAATCTCAGGTATATTTTCTACCTCTTTTGCTATTTTAATATAGTCTTCTATTGTACTTCCATTTATATTAGCTATTATATTTGTATTAATTCCCTCTTTTTTCATCAAAGGTAAAGTTACTTTTTTAAAGTACTCAATTCCAGGATTTTCAAGTCCAACACAATTTAACATACCAGATGGAGTTTCAGCTATTCTTGTCCCATAGTTTCCATCTCTTGGTTCCAATGTAAGACCTTTTATTCCTATTCCTCCTAAAATATTAGGATCAAAATAATCCTTATATTCCATTCCAAATCCAAAGCATCCAGATGATGTTACTAATGGATTTTTAAAATCAACTCCTAAAAAATTTATTCCTAAACTGCTCATTTTACCTCCATTCTAATTTCCACAACATGTTTCTGTCTTTTCTTTTGGATTCATCTCTACTATTATTGTTGAATCAAACACTGGACCATCGTGACACACTTTTTTCATTCCATCTTTTGTCTTAATTGAGCATCCTACACAGGCTTTTACACCACATGCCATTCTTGCTTCTAAAGATACAAAGCACTTTATATTATTTTCAGTTGCAATCTTAGCAACGCTTTCCATCATCTTTTCAGGACCACATGTATATACTAAATCATATCTCTCTTTTTCTAAAAGCTCTCTCATTTTCATGTCCACTCTTCCATGTGTACCTTGGCTTCCATCATCAGTAGTAATATGAGTAATTATCCCTTTCAAATCTATATTATCAAGTATTTTTAAAGCTCCTCTGTTTCTTCCACCAGCTATAAAGGTGATATTTGAACCAAGGTTATTAAGTTCCTCAAGCAGATATTTCATAGGTGCTATTCCCATTCCACCACCAATTACTAAAACTTTTTTCCCAGTACCCTCTTTAATAAAACCATTTCCTAAAGGTCCTTGAATATTTATATAATCTCCTGTTTTAGCTGCAGAAAGGTCTTTAGTTCCCTTTCCTTTTACCTCATAATAGAATTCTAAAACTGATTCCTTCTTATTTATATAGTGAATGCTGATTGGTCTTCTTAAGAATACTCCACTATTTTTACACTGTAGCATAAAAAATTGTCCTGAAACAGTTTCAGGTATTGCCTTTGTTCCTTTTAACTTCATCAGATACATATTTTTTGCCACTTCAACATTCTCTAAAATTTTACAATCTTCTAGAAACATTTATCCTCCCAATATCTTACTTTATTTCTTTCCCGCAGTAATAACAATATTTACCATGTTTTGTTACAATAACTTTATTCTCTGTCTTTTCAAAATGAGTAACACATTTTGGGTTACTGCATACAACTTTATCGTTATATTCTATCTCATCTTTATCTTTCTTTATATCCAATGAACTTCCAGCAAGAGCTAGTGCATACATAGCTTCTCTTACAGGGACTCCATTAGCTGCCTGTTTAAAATATAAGGCATGTTTTGAATCATCTAAATCAATATCAATTTCATCTACTCTTGGTAAAGGGTGTAATATAATCATATGATCCTGACATTTTCCTTCAATATCTTTCTTTGATATTTTATATACACCAGATACTTTATTATAATCCTCTATGCTGTCAAATCTTTCTCTTTGAATTCTAGTCATATATAGAACATCTATCTCTTTAAGTATCGGCTCATATTTATCTGCTATATGATATGGAATTCCAACTTCATCTAATTCCTTCAATATATAATCTGGAATCTGTATTGATTCTGGTGCTACAAAATAAAACTCAGGTTTAAAATGTTCCAATGCTTTTGTTAATGAATGAACTGTTCTTCCATATTTAAGATCTCCAACAAAGGCAATTTTTATATTATCAAGTCTTCCTAATTCTTTTCTTATTGTGAAAAGGTCAAGAAGTGTCTGACTAGGATGTTCATTTGCTCCATCTCCAGCATTTATAACTGGATGTTTAGATACAGATGCAGCAAATCTTGCAGCACCTTCTATTTTATGTCTCATGACAATTACATCTGAATAAGCTTCAACTATTTTTATAGTATCTCTTAGGGACTCACCTTTTTTCAGTGATGTAGCATCTGGTGATTCAAATCCAAGAACCTTAGCTCCTATTCTATATGCTGCTGATGTAAATGATAATCTTGTTCTTGTAGATGGTTCGAAAAAAAGACTTCCAACTATTTTCCCATTTAACAGTTCTGGATTAGGATTTTGCACTAATTTTTCTGCAACATCTAATACTTCAAGTATCTCTTCTTTTTCAAGTTCTTTAATGGATATAAAATTTTTCATTTGGTTCTCCTTTTACTATTTTTTCCTAAAAAAAACTAAAAAAAAAGGAATGAACTATCGATACCGATAGTATTCATTCCTTTTATAAAAAAATATTTAATTTTAAAAACTTTATCATACACTATAAAAGCTCTATAAAATAAGGTAAAGATAGCACAACTAAACAGAAAATTCGAAACAATTTTTGACATAACTATCCCTCCTTCATTTATATATCCTGACTATAATAGCACATATTTACTTTTTTTTCAAGAGTTATTTTTTTAAAAATTCTACAAGTTCATTTTTATATCCATCTATATTATCTATAATAAGGTCTATCTGGTCTTTTGTTAATTTTACACTTTTTGATGGAACTGGAACTCTTGAAAAATCCTCAGTTAATTTTACATTTGTAACTGGGAACATATAATTTTTCTTAACAACTAAATCCTGGAATTCATCACTTAAGATCTCTTCCATAAATTTTTTAGCTGCAGGTTTAACTTCTTTCTTATTAATAAGAGAAGCACCTTCCTGATACATAAATGTTCCATCCTCTAATAAGAAACTATCATATTTATCTGCATCTTCACCTGTAAAGAAAAGATTACTAGTTGCATAACCTATCATCATTGGAGCTTCTCCTACAGTAAATTTAGAAAAAGCTTCTGTCCATCCTGCTTCTGTAGCATAAATAGCTGGCTTTAATGCCTTCCAGAATTTTATCCAATCTTTTCCATAAAGAGCTATACTCCATTGTAAAGTCTCTCTTCCAGTATTTGATACCATTGGATTTTCTACTAAAAGTTTTTTACTTAATTTTCCTAATTCCTCAAGATTTTTTGGTGGATTTTTTATCTCCTGTTTGTTATAGTTAATAGCTAAATAACCATAGTCAATAGGAACTACATAGTTACTATCCATTTTAAATTCTTCTTTTGCTATATTTCCAATATTTTTTGGAACATATGGAAGTATTAGATTTTCTCTTCTTGATATCTCTGTTGTAAGCTCTGTCAATCCAACTACTACGTCAGCTTTTGGATTTTTCTTTTCAAGTTTTAATCTTCCAACTAATCCATCAATAGATACAAATTTAATAGTATCTCCAGTTTTCTTTTCAAATATTGGTCCATATTTTTTCCCAATCCATTTCATTGAACTTGGACCATACACTACAACCTCTTCAGCATTAAGCATAAGCCCAGTTCCTAAAAATAAACATCCTAATAAAATCTTCTTCATCTTTTCCTCCATCCATTCTCGGCATTACCCGACTATGTTCAACGGTCGAACTAAAGTTCCTCTCAGCTCTTACGCTCCCGCTCCCTTAATCATACCACTTTACCCAATCTTTTACAATAAATATATAGAATAAGAAACATTTTACACTTGTAAAAGTTTAAACTATTGGATATACTATAATATATTTATATAGGAGGTATAAATTTGAATAATAATATAAGTGATAAAATTAAAATTTTTAGAACATTAAGCAAAGAAACTATAGATAAAATTTTAGCGTGTTCTAAAATTAAAGAATATAAGAAAGATGATATGGTTTTTTCTGAAAAAGAGGTACTTAAAGAACTATATTTTATAGTTGAAGGAGTTGTTTCTATATATAAACCAAATAAGATGGACGATGGTAAAAAAGTTGTTTATATATTTGGTAATGGAGAGATACTAAATGAAATGGCACTGGATAACAAACCTTCTCTTATTAGTTGTGAGCTTTTAACTGATGGTAAGATTCTTATTATCAATAAAGAGGATTTCAGAAAGATAATGCATAATGATATTGCACTATGTGAAGCTGTAATCAACTCTTTAATTATCAAACAAAAAAGAACAATTCACCAATTAAAAAATATGTCTTCTAAAACAGTAGATATGCTACTTGCTTTTAAACTATGGAAACTGGCTAAAGACTTCGGTAAGAAAACAGAAGAAGGAGTCGAAATTGATTTCGATTTACCAGTAAAATATTTAGCAGAATTCCTTGGAAATAAAAGAGAAACAGTCTCAAGACAGATAAAAGTACTAACAAATAAAAATCTTATAAAAACCAATAAGAAAAGATTTATTATATTAGATTCACAAAAACTTATAAATTATTTCCGTGGTGTTGAAAAATAAAGTATTCCAAATGAAATATTATATATGGTAACCATATATTTAATAAATATGTCATATGTGATTTATATCACTTTTATATAAAGTGCATTTTTATCGCTTTTAGTACTTGACTTTTTAAATCAAACAGTATATAGTTATATTAAAACAAAATATTGCATTTTTAAGGTTCTTAAAAAAGATTAATTGGGAAGAGAGGTATATTCCTCCACGGTCCCGCCACTGTGTTGCTGATGAACGGAATAGCCACTGACTGCATGTTGGGAAGGCACCTAGTAGGATGAAGCTAAGTCAGGAGACCAGCCTTAAAACAATAACTTTGTAATATGTTGCGAGGACAACTATATTTACTCTTTACTGAGATTTAGAATTGTCTTCCAAAATAATATCTGGGTAACGCCCATAATTAATATTTATCAGGAGGATTCAAATGAGAACACTTACGAAACTATTTTTAGGTTCAGCATTATTATTAAACGGAGTGATTGCTATGGCACATTCAGATGGAGCTTATGATCACAGCGATTTCTTCAAAGGAATGGACAAAAACGACAAAGCTGCTATAATGATGGTACACTTTGGTACTACTTTTGATGATACTAGAGCACTTACAATAGACAGAATCAATGAAAAAGTAGCAAAAAAATTCAAAAATGCAGATGTTAAAGAAGCTTATACTTCAAGAATCATCATGAGAAGATTAAAAGCTAGAGGAATTGAAAAACCAAACCCTCAAGAAGTTTTAGATCAATTAAAAGCTCAAGGATACACTCATGTATTAGTTCAAGGAACTAACATCATGAATGGTACAGAAAACGAAAACTTAAACAAAGAAGTTGAAAAATACTCTAAAAACTTCAAAGACATCAGAGTTGGAAACCCATTATTAACTTCACCAGAAGATTACAAAGAAGTTGCAAAAGCAATTGCTAAAAAAATTGGACCATTGAAACCTCACCAAGGTGTTGTTTTAGTAGGACACGGAACTGAACATTCAGGTGGATCAGCTTACGCTGCAATGGATTATGTATTCAACGCTGAAGGATTAGGAAACTATGTAGTAGGAACAGTAGAAGGATACCCAGAATTTGACGACGTAGTTAGAGAACTTAAGAAAAAAGGTATAAAAGATGTTATCTTAATGCCATTCATGTTTGTTGCAGGAGACCATGCTAACAACGATATCGCTGGAGAATGGAATGAAGATCTTCAAAAAGCTGGATTTACAGTATCTAAAGTTATAATCGCTGGATTAGGACAAAACGAAGATATCCAAGATATCTACTTAAAACACATCGACTTTATAACTCACCACAAAGCTGTAGATATGGCTGCTAAAAAAGTTCACTACTCAACTGAAAAAGACTAATAATTTATAAAAGAAAAATACTAGGGTTTAACTTTTATATAAAATAACTTTATACTATTAAAAAAACTATAAAACAAAATTTATAAATATATAAAGATAACCTCCAACTTAATTGTTGGAGGTTATTTTTTATTACTCTTATGCTTTTTTCTTAATCCAGTTCTTACCTTCTACAAGTCTTGATACTAACATTGCTGCAACAGTATCACCAGTAGCATTTATCATTGTAGCAGGTGGATCTACTAAATATCCAATAGTTGCAATTATAGGAAAAGCTTCTGGAGGGAATCCGTACATTGTTACTATAAGCATCTCTCCTATAAGTCCTCCACCAGGTACACCTGACATTACCACTCCACCTATTACTGAAAGGCAGATTGCACTTATATATGTTTCTATTCCTGTAAATGGAACTCCAAAAACTCCAAATAAAAATGAAATCTTTAAAATTGAACTGAATACTGTTCCATCCATATGTGCTGTTGCTCCAATTGGAAGTACTATCTCTCTTATATCTTTAGGTACACCTATATTTTCTGCAGCCTCTAGATTTACTGGTAAAGTTGCTATACTACTTTGAGTAGCAAGAGAAGTAAGTGCTGGTGAAATCAGATATTTCATCCCTTTAACTCCCTCTTTACCTGCTGATATATATCCATATATTGGAAAGATAATAATAAAATATGCAAAACATAATGGATAATAGATTATCATTGCTCTTGTATAAGATCCAATAAGCTGTCCTCCATACTCTCCAACAAGTGCTGCGAAATAAGCTCCAAGTCCAATAGGTGCATAATACATTAAAAGACTTATCATTTTAAGAAATATTTCAGCTAACGAACTAAGTCCATCTCTAACTATTTTTCCCTTTTCTCCAACTAGATTTACACATATTCCAAAAGCTATTGAGAAAATAATCAACGGTAACATATTTTTTCTTGAAATAAGCTCTGGAAAATCTGATACTGTAATAGCTTTAACTATCTGTTCCCCTGTCTGAAATGGCTTTAATGCCTCTGTTGCTGTTAGGTGCAACGATACACCCTGAGCAGGTGGAAACATATTTACTACTACCAGTATTATAAGCCCTGCAACAAGTCCTGTAGAAACAAAGACTAAAAGCAGACTTTTTAATACATTTCCAAGTCTTTTCATATCTGTCATACTTGCTATAGAACTACTTATAGTAACTAAAACAAGCGGCACTACTATAGTAAACATACCATTTATAAAAAGATCCCCAAAAGGTTTTAATACCTTTGCTCTCTCTCCAAATTTTAATCCTATCATACTTCCAATTATAATTGCTCCTATAAGTATAATCGAAAACTTATAAGAGTCCCATAAACTTTTTTTCTGTGTTCCCATAAAACATCTCCTTCAATATTTTTATTTTTTTAATTCTTCAATCAATATTTTTCCAATTTTATTATGTATCTCTATAGCTTCCATATTACTCTGTGCATTTTCTACAAATACAACAGCATCAATAAATCTGTCACCATAGATAATTCTTCCTGCATCATGCTCTGTATTTAAAAGTTCTCCTGTCTTATGATAAAATCCAAACTCTTCATTTTCACTAAGATATAGAGAAAGTTTTGTATTTATCTCCTGTGACTTGAGGAAATTGCTATATCTCTTATTTTTAAGAAGTAATAAAAGAACTTTATAAACATCACCAGGAGTGGTATAGTTATCAAGTCCCTCTTTTTTAGCTTCAAAATCCATCATCTTACGATTAAGTGCTGTCCCTTCAAATCCATAATCCTTAATAACTGTATTTATCCTATCCATTCCAAGATAATCAATTAAAATATTTGTAGCACTGTTATCACTATATGCAATCATAAGCATTGCTAAATCTTCTATAGATAATTTTATTTTGCTTTTAAGTTTAAACAGCACTCCACCATCTACTTTTTTACTCTCATCAATTATAATTTCATTGGATAAAAAATCTTCATCTAAGGCAAGTAGGATATACAGTTTTATTAGGCTAGCTGACATGAACTTTCTATTTTCATTTTTTAAAATTTTATTTCCATTCCAGTCACTTATGTATATTCCAAATGTTCCTTTGTAGCCAGTTAAGATATTATTTATACTCTTTTCACTTAACATTTTTTATCACTTGTACGCATCAGATATTCAAAAGCATTATATATATTTAATATCTGCATTTTTACCCCAATAGGAAGTGCATCTTCATCTAAATCAAATCTGTCATTATGTGCTGGATGAATAATTCCTTTCTCCTCATTTCTTACACCTAAAGTAAAAAATGCTCCTGGAACTTTTTCAACATAATATGCAAAATCTTCCACACCCATATTGGCAACTTTTTTTACTTGAATGTTATTATCTCCTAAAAGATTTTCAGCACTTTCTTTTACCAAATCCACATATTCATCATGGTTAATGAGAGCAACATACCCGTCATTAAAAGATGCTTTTCCATTTCCACCATAAGCTTTTGCAATATACTCAACCATCTCAGATATTCTCTTTTTACCCATCTCTTTCACTGATGGAGACAAAGTTCTCATTGTTCCTGTACATACTACATTTTGCGGAACAATGTTTTCTTTAGTTCCACCATTTATTTTACCAAGATTTATAACTAATGCATCTCTTGCATCTGTATTTCTACTTATTATACTTTGAAGTGATGTAATTATATTTGCCATAACAACTATAGCATCTACACCATCACTTGGGTAGGCACCATGACAACTTTTTCCTTCAACCTCTATTTTTACATCTGTTGAAGAAGCATTAACTGCTCCATATTTTATTCCAATTTTCCCACAATCCAGTTCTTCATCAACATGAAGCCCAAATATACAATTTACACCATCTAAGGCTCCATCATCTA
The nucleotide sequence above comes from Fusobacterium sp. DD2. Encoded proteins:
- the pyrE gene encoding orotate phosphoribosyltransferase, which codes for MNRAKEVAESLIKTGAVKLNVKEPFTFVSGIKSPIYCDNRKMIGYPVERKVVVDEFVKKLSEKDFDIVAGTATAGIPWAAFIAMAMNKPMSYIRGEKKKHGAGKQIEGADVKDKKVVVIEDLISTGGSSIKAVEAALNEGAKSVEVVSIFSYEFDKAYKNFEEKGIKWESLSNFTALLELAREEKYLTEEEANIAALWNKDTESWGR
- a CDS encoding dihydroorotase family protein, which codes for MLVKNCKIYRDGKDEIVDILIENEKISKIAPGINSSDDETIDAMGNLVLPGIVDLHTHMRDPGLSHKEDFTTGSKGCAKGGVTTFIDMPNTSPAVITKKLLDEKKALLKGKSYVDYGFNFGGSKNDNSDEIKKITKDVAATKIFLNVSTGDMLVTDNTAIENIFKASKIVAVHAENEMVAKAITLSKKLDKPLYLCHLSTKEEVEMLREAKKEGLKVYGEVTPHHLFLNTDTINNVENGDMLLRTKPELKSKEDNIALWNALADGTIDTIGTDHAPHLISEKLAKLTFGMPSVEFSLELMLNGVKDGKITMERLIDAMCTRPAEIMKIKNKGKIEVGYDGDLVIVDEKDNSKIKKEDVVSKAEWTPYEGFVRGGKVLTTILRGKIIYLNNKFNGLYGREISYE
- the pyrF gene encoding orotidine-5'-phosphate decarboxylase translates to MYNAKDRMIVALDYSETSEAIALVEKLGDGATFYKVGLELFLNSKGKIIEYLAGKNKKIFLDLKFHDIPNTTAMASIFAAKQNVFMFNVHASGGKKMMTKVAQETKRVNENNLVIGVTVLTSLSEEDVAETFNSKFSLKELAMNLASLAKQSGLDGVVCSPWEAKDIKEVCGKEFKTVCPGVRPKWAATNDQQRIMTPKDAIKNGCDFLVVGRPITKNENPVNAAKMIEMEIEEGMKEAGLC
- a CDS encoding dihydroorotate dehydrogenase, with amino-acid sequence MSSLGINFLGVDFKNPLVTSSGCFGFGMEYKDYFDPNILGGIGIKGLTLEPRDGNYGTRIAETPSGMLNCVGLENPGIEYFKKVTLPLMKKEGINTNIIANINGSTIEDYIKIAKEVENIPEIKIIELNISCPNVKDGGMAFGANPEVAGRVTKEVRNVTTKPLVVKLSPNVTDIAGIAKIVEENGADAISLINTVLGMAIDIRSKKPLLGNTFGGLSGPAVKPIALRMVYQVYKAVKIPIIGMGGIASPEDALEFIMAGATLVSVGSVIFPNPLLPVEIIEGMEKYCKDNGIANISELIGIVHR
- a CDS encoding dihydroorotate dehydrogenase electron transfer subunit; translated protein: MFLEDCKILENVEVAKNMYLMKLKGTKAIPETVSGQFFMLQCKNSGVFLRRPISIHYINKKESVLEFYYEVKGKGTKDLSAAKTGDYINIQGPLGNGFIKEGTGKKVLVIGGGMGIAPMKYLLEELNNLGSNITFIAGGRNRGALKILDNIDLKGIITHITTDDGSQGTHGRVDMKMRELLEKERYDLVYTCGPEKMMESVAKIATENNIKCFVSLEARMACGVKACVGCSIKTKDGMKKVCHDGPVFDSTIIVEMNPKEKTETCCGN
- the pyrB gene encoding aspartate carbamoyltransferase, giving the protein MKNFISIKELEKEEILEVLDVAEKLVQNPNPELLNGKIVGSLFFEPSTRTRLSFTSAAYRIGAKVLGFESPDATSLKKGESLRDTIKIVEAYSDVIVMRHKIEGAARFAASVSKHPVINAGDGANEHPSQTLLDLFTIRKELGRLDNIKIAFVGDLKYGRTVHSLTKALEHFKPEFYFVAPESIQIPDYILKELDEVGIPYHIADKYEPILKEIDVLYMTRIQRERFDSIEDYNKVSGVYKISKKDIEGKCQDHMIILHPLPRVDEIDIDLDDSKHALYFKQAANGVPVREAMYALALAGSSLDIKKDKDEIEYNDKVVCSNPKCVTHFEKTENKVIVTKHGKYCYYCGKEIK
- a CDS encoding thiamine ABC transporter substrate-binding protein yields the protein MKKILLGCLFLGTGLMLNAEEVVVYGPSSMKWIGKKYGPIFEKKTGDTIKFVSIDGLVGRLKLEKKNPKADVVVGLTELTTEISRRENLILPYVPKNIGNIAKEEFKMDSNYVVPIDYGYLAINYNKQEIKNPPKNLEELGKLSKKLLVENPMVSNTGRETLQWSIALYGKDWIKFWKALKPAIYATEAGWTEAFSKFTVGEAPMMIGYATSNLFFTGEDADKYDSFLLEDGTFMYQEGASLINKKEVKPAAKKFMEEILSDEFQDLVVKKNYMFPVTNVKLTEDFSRVPVPSKSVKLTKDQIDLIIDNIDGYKNELVEFLKK
- a CDS encoding Crp/Fnr family transcriptional regulator encodes the protein MNNNISDKIKIFRTLSKETIDKILACSKIKEYKKDDMVFSEKEVLKELYFIVEGVVSIYKPNKMDDGKKVVYIFGNGEILNEMALDNKPSLISCELLTDGKILIINKEDFRKIMHNDIALCEAVINSLIIKQKRTIHQLKNMSSKTVDMLLAFKLWKLAKDFGKKTEEGVEIDFDLPVKYLAEFLGNKRETVSRQIKVLTNKNLIKTNKKRFIILDSQKLINYFRGVEK
- a CDS encoding sirohydrochlorin cobaltochelatase; this encodes MRTLTKLFLGSALLLNGVIAMAHSDGAYDHSDFFKGMDKNDKAAIMMVHFGTTFDDTRALTIDRINEKVAKKFKNADVKEAYTSRIIMRRLKARGIEKPNPQEVLDQLKAQGYTHVLVQGTNIMNGTENENLNKEVEKYSKNFKDIRVGNPLLTSPEDYKEVAKAIAKKIGPLKPHQGVVLVGHGTEHSGGSAYAAMDYVFNAEGLGNYVVGTVEGYPEFDDVVRELKKKGIKDVILMPFMFVAGDHANNDIAGEWNEDLQKAGFTVSKVIIAGLGQNEDIQDIYLKHIDFITHHKAVDMAAKKVHYSTEKD
- a CDS encoding dicarboxylate/amino acid:cation symporter, which produces MGTQKKSLWDSYKFSIILIGAIIIGSMIGLKFGERAKVLKPFGDLFINGMFTIVVPLVLVTISSSIASMTDMKRLGNVLKSLLLVFVSTGLVAGLIILVVVNMFPPAQGVSLHLTATEALKPFQTGEQIVKAITVSDFPELISRKNMLPLIIFSIAFGICVNLVGEKGKIVRDGLSSLAEIFLKMISLLMYYAPIGLGAYFAALVGEYGGQLIGSYTRAMIIYYPLCFAYFIIIFPIYGYISAGKEGVKGMKYLISPALTSLATQSSIATLPVNLEAAENIGVPKDIREIVLPIGATAHMDGTVFSSILKISFLFGVFGVPFTGIETYISAICLSVIGGVVMSGVPGGGLIGEMLIVTMYGFPPEAFPIIATIGYLVDPPATMINATGDTVAAMLVSRLVEGKNWIKKKA
- a CDS encoding serine hydrolase, whose amino-acid sequence is MLSEKSINNILTGYKGTFGIYISDWNGNKILKNENRKFMSASLIKLYILLALDEDFLSNEIIIDESKKVDGGVLFKLKSKIKLSIEDLAMLMIAYSDNSATNILIDYLGMDRINTVIKDYGFEGTALNRKMMDFEAKKEGLDNYTTPGDVYKVLLLLLKNKRYSNFLKSQEINTKLSLYLSENEEFGFYHKTGELLNTEHDAGRIIYGDRFIDAVVFVENAQSNMEAIEIHNKIGKILIEELKK
- a CDS encoding amidohydrolase, whose product is MEKEILDLVDNYTNFYQKVRRQLHRCPELGFELTKTVEIVTQYLDEMKVNYKKNIGKIGVVAEIEGKNKEITVALRADMDALPILENSDKEYKSQNIGKMHACGHDAHTAILLGVAKVLSQVKDKLPCNVRFIFQPAEETSGGAKPMIDDGALDGVNCIFGLHVDEELDCGKIGIKYGAVNASSTDVKIEVEGKSCHGAYPSDGVDAIVVMANIITSLQSIISRNTDARDALVINLGKINGGTKENIVPQNVVCTGTMRTLSPSVKEMGKKRISEMVEYIAKAYGGNGKASFNDGYVALINHDEYVDLVKESAENLLGDNNIQVKKVANMGVEDFAYYVEKVPGAFFTLGVRNEEKGIIHPAHNDRFDLDEDALPIGVKMQILNIYNAFEYLMRTSDKKC